A region from the Variovorax paradoxus genome encodes:
- a CDS encoding NADH-quinone oxidoreductase subunit M, translating into MGLLSLAIWVPIAFGVALLAFGRDEHARGVRWVALVGAIVSFLVTVPLYTGFQNGTAAMQFVEKGSWIARFNVNYHVGIDGLSLWLVLLTSFTTVVVVISAWEVITERVNQYMAAFLILSGFMIGVFAALDGILFYVFFEATLIPMYLIIGIWGGPNKIYAAFKFFIYTLLGSLLMLVALIYLYNKSGGSFDILSWHKLPLGSTAQTFLFFAFFAAFAVKVPMWPVHTWLPDVHVEAPTGGSAVLAAIMLKLGAYGFLRFSMPIAPDASHEWAWLMIALSLIAVIYVGLVALVQEDMKKLVAYSSVAHMGFVTLGFFIFNELGVSGGIVQMIAHGFVSGAMFLGIGVLYDRVHSRQIADYGGVVNTMPKFAAFALLFAMANCGLPGTAGFVGEWMVILGAVKANFWIGMGAATALIFGAAYTLWMYKRVYLGPVGNDHVKELADINAREFLMLSLLAIAVLWMGIHPKPFTDVMDASVTELLRHVATSKLPLP; encoded by the coding sequence ATGGGTTTGTTGAGCCTTGCCATCTGGGTGCCGATCGCATTCGGTGTCGCGTTGCTGGCGTTCGGCCGTGACGAGCATGCCAGGGGCGTGCGCTGGGTCGCGCTGGTCGGCGCGATCGTGAGCTTCCTGGTGACCGTGCCGCTTTACACGGGCTTTCAGAACGGCACCGCCGCGATGCAGTTCGTCGAAAAGGGCAGCTGGATCGCGCGCTTCAATGTCAACTACCACGTCGGCATTGACGGCCTGTCGCTCTGGCTGGTGCTGCTGACCTCGTTCACCACCGTGGTGGTCGTGATCTCGGCCTGGGAAGTGATCACCGAGCGCGTCAACCAGTACATGGCCGCGTTCCTGATTCTTTCGGGCTTCATGATCGGCGTGTTCGCCGCGCTCGACGGCATCCTGTTCTACGTGTTCTTCGAGGCCACGCTGATCCCGATGTACCTGATCATCGGCATCTGGGGCGGCCCGAACAAGATCTACGCGGCGTTCAAGTTCTTCATCTACACCCTGCTCGGCTCGCTGTTGATGCTGGTGGCGCTGATCTACCTGTACAACAAGTCGGGCGGCAGCTTCGACATCCTGAGCTGGCACAAGCTGCCGCTGGGTTCGACGGCACAGACCTTCCTGTTCTTCGCGTTCTTTGCCGCCTTTGCCGTCAAGGTGCCGATGTGGCCGGTCCACACCTGGCTGCCGGACGTGCACGTCGAGGCGCCGACCGGCGGCTCGGCCGTGCTGGCCGCGATCATGCTGAAGCTCGGAGCCTACGGCTTCCTGCGCTTCTCGATGCCGATCGCGCCCGACGCCTCGCACGAATGGGCCTGGCTCATGATCGCGCTGTCGCTGATCGCGGTGATCTACGTCGGCCTGGTGGCACTGGTGCAGGAAGACATGAAGAAGCTCGTGGCTTACTCGTCGGTCGCCCACATGGGCTTCGTGACGCTGGGCTTCTTCATCTTCAACGAGCTGGGCGTGTCCGGCGGCATCGTGCAGATGATTGCGCACGGCTTCGTCTCGGGCGCGATGTTCCTCGGCATCGGCGTGCTGTACGACCGCGTGCATTCGCGCCAGATCGCCGACTACGGTGGCGTGGTCAACACCATGCCCAAGTTCGCCGCGTTCGCGCTGCTGTTCGCCATGGCCAATTGCGGCCTGCCGGGCACCGCCGGTTTCGTGGGCGAGTGGATGGTCATCCTGGGTGCGGTCAAGGCCAACTTCTGGATCGGCATGGGGGCGGCCACCGCGCTGATCTTCGGCGCGGCCTACACCCTCTGGATGTACAAGCGCGTGTACCTCGGCCCGGTCGGCAACGACCACGTCAAGGAACTCGCCGACATCAATGCCCGCGAGTTCCTGATGCTGTCGCTGCTGGCCATTGCCGTGCTGTGGATGGGCATCCATCCGAAGCCGTTCACCGACGTGATGGACGCTTCCGTGACGGAGCTCCTGCGCCATGTGGCAACGTCGAAACTGCCCTTGCCCTGA
- the nuoN gene encoding NADH-quinone oxidoreductase subunit NuoN, giving the protein MIDKLSWVAIYPEIVLLVMACIIALVDLSTTDARRTRTYILTLLTLAMVAVLTGIAANDGKTVYGFGGMVVSDPMGNWLKCFATVALMVTLVYGRPYAADREMLRGGEMFTISMFALLGMFVMISGSNFLLIYLGLELLTLSSYALVALRRDNAVASEAAMKYFVLGAMASGFLLYGLSMLYGATGSLDTNEVFKIIASGKVNHQVLVFGLVFIVAGLAFKVGAAPFHMWVPDVYQGAPTAVTLLIGAAPELAAFAIIIRLLVEGLLPLAIDWQQMLALLAIASLLVGNLAAIAQTNLKRMLAYSTIAQMGFMLLGLVAGVVNGNTYNAQFAYSASMFYIVTYVLTTLASFGIILLLAREGFESEEITDLAGLNQRSPLYAGVMAIAMFSLAGLPPLVGFYAKLAVLQALIASGQALYIGLAVFAVITSLIGAFYYLRVVKVMYFDAPVTASTVSAPRDVRTVLSINGLLILVLGIVPGGLMTLCAKAIVATLAN; this is encoded by the coding sequence ATGATTGACAAACTCAGCTGGGTCGCGATCTACCCCGAAATCGTGCTGCTGGTCATGGCCTGCATCATTGCGCTGGTCGACCTGTCGACCACCGACGCCCGCCGCACGCGCACCTACATCCTGACGCTGCTCACGCTGGCCATGGTGGCCGTGCTGACCGGCATTGCCGCCAACGATGGCAAGACGGTCTACGGCTTCGGCGGCATGGTCGTGAGCGACCCCATGGGCAACTGGCTCAAGTGCTTTGCCACGGTGGCCCTGATGGTCACGCTGGTCTACGGCCGGCCCTATGCGGCGGACCGCGAGATGCTGCGCGGCGGCGAGATGTTCACCATCAGCATGTTCGCGCTGCTGGGCATGTTCGTGATGATCTCGGGCAGCAACTTCCTGCTGATCTACCTGGGGCTCGAACTGCTCACGCTGTCGAGCTATGCGCTGGTGGCGCTGCGCCGCGACAACGCGGTGGCCAGCGAGGCGGCCATGAAGTACTTCGTGCTCGGCGCCATGGCCAGCGGCTTCCTGCTTTACGGCCTGTCGATGCTGTACGGCGCGACCGGCTCGCTCGACACCAATGAAGTGTTCAAGATCATTGCCAGCGGCAAGGTGAACCACCAGGTGCTGGTGTTCGGCCTCGTGTTCATCGTGGCGGGCCTGGCCTTCAAGGTGGGGGCGGCGCCTTTCCACATGTGGGTGCCCGACGTGTACCAGGGCGCTCCGACGGCGGTCACGCTGCTGATCGGCGCGGCGCCCGAACTGGCCGCCTTTGCCATCATCATCCGCCTGCTGGTGGAAGGGCTGCTGCCGCTGGCCATCGACTGGCAGCAGATGCTGGCGCTGCTGGCCATCGCCTCGCTGCTGGTGGGCAACCTGGCCGCCATCGCACAGACCAACCTCAAGCGCATGCTGGCCTACTCGACCATTGCGCAGATGGGCTTCATGCTGCTCGGCCTGGTGGCGGGCGTGGTCAACGGCAACACCTACAACGCACAGTTCGCCTACAGCGCCTCGATGTTCTACATCGTGACCTATGTGCTGACCACGCTGGCGAGCTTCGGCATCATCCTGCTGCTGGCGCGCGAGGGCTTCGAAAGCGAAGAGATCACGGACCTGGCCGGCCTGAACCAGCGCAGCCCGCTGTACGCCGGCGTGATGGCCATCGCGATGTTCTCGCTCGCGGGCCTGCCGCCGCTGGTCGGGTTCTACGCCAAGCTGGCGGTGCTGCAGGCGCTGATCGCGTCGGGGCAGGCGCTCTACATCGGGCTGGCGGTGTTCGCGGTGATCACGTCGCTGATCGGCGCGTTCTACTATCTGCGCGTGGTCAAGGTCATGTACTTCGACGCTCCCGTCACGGCCAGTACCGTGTCGGCGCCGCGCGACGTGCGCACCGTGCTGTCGATCAACGGCTTGCTGATTCTCGTGCTGGGCATTGTTCCCGGCGGCCTCATGACGCTCTGCGCCAAGGCCATCGTGGCCACGCTGGCGAACTGA
- a CDS encoding DUF2818 family protein: MSQTASVWVVLAVALLAANLPFFNDRLFGVVPLATRPKPLPVRLAELVVLYFAAGGVGLLFESRAGQIAPQGWEFYAVTGALFIVLAFPGFTWRYLMKHRHG, from the coding sequence GTGTCGCAAACCGCATCGGTCTGGGTCGTTCTTGCGGTGGCGCTGCTGGCGGCCAACCTGCCGTTTTTCAACGACCGGCTGTTCGGCGTCGTGCCGCTGGCCACGCGTCCCAAGCCACTGCCCGTGCGGCTGGCCGAACTGGTGGTGCTGTATTTCGCCGCGGGCGGCGTGGGTTTGCTGTTCGAAAGCCGGGCAGGGCAGATCGCTCCGCAGGGCTGGGAGTTCTATGCGGTGACCGGCGCGCTTTTCATCGTGCTGGCCTTTCCAGGGTTTACCTGGCGCTACCTCATGAAGCACAGGCACGGATGA
- a CDS encoding NUDIX domain-containing protein produces MTDMTSSPIADSHLKEERTASEVLVKGNFLQVCRDTVRLPDGHSATREYVIHPGAVVVIPLLDDGRVVLERQYRYPVGHVMVEFPAGKLDAGEDPLVCGQRELLEETGYTAREWAYAGAMHLAVAYSTEIIHIYFARGLSLGTRQLDHGEFLDVFTATPAEVALWCRDGTLTDAKSLTCTLWLQNVLSGAWALDWQATASQGGAG; encoded by the coding sequence ATGACCGACATGACTTCTTCTCCCATCGCCGATTCGCACCTGAAGGAAGAACGCACGGCCAGCGAGGTTCTGGTCAAGGGCAATTTTCTCCAGGTCTGCCGCGACACCGTGCGCCTGCCCGACGGCCACAGCGCCACGCGCGAGTACGTGATCCACCCGGGCGCGGTGGTGGTGATTCCGCTGCTCGACGACGGCCGCGTGGTGCTGGAGCGCCAGTACCGCTATCCGGTCGGGCATGTGATGGTCGAATTTCCGGCCGGCAAGCTCGACGCGGGCGAAGACCCGCTGGTCTGCGGCCAGCGTGAACTGCTCGAGGAAACCGGCTACACCGCGCGCGAATGGGCGTATGCCGGCGCCATGCACCTGGCCGTGGCGTATTCCACCGAGATCATCCACATCTACTTTGCGCGCGGCCTCTCGCTCGGCACGCGCCAGCTCGACCACGGCGAGTTTCTCGACGTGTTCACGGCCACGCCGGCAGAAGTTGCGCTCTGGTGCCGCGACGGCACGCTCACCGACGCCAAGTCGCTCACTTGCACGCTCTGGCTGCAGAACGTCCTTTCGGGCGCGTGGGCACTCGACTGGCAAGCCACCGCTTCACAAGGCGGCGCGGGATAA